In a single window of the Bacillota bacterium genome:
- a CDS encoding helix-turn-helix transcriptional regulator codes for MCHNDSNNKINNKMHNNINFEDPNFISIVYRESCSELEMETHFHNSYEIIYVVEGKAQFHINNKAYNITPGNIIFINNLESHHLKVISYPYKRYFILIDPLWFQSVINDPILLSLFKNRPWHFRHTICLDTAIRDVITELFTKMFAEFKDKKDYWILAIESYLQKLLVLLYRNYRGIFPLVSYTKPMETIFQVQKHIEENCTGEISLETVSKLFYIDKYYLSRLFRETTGFTFKEYLILQRISRAKERLFYTNNSITKVGIDSGFNNVNHFIRIFKKYTGTTPLKYRLTYRNNKFY; via the coding sequence ATGTGTCATAATGATTCAAATAACAAAATAAATAACAAAATGCATAACAATATAAATTTTGAAGATCCTAATTTTATTAGCATTGTCTACAGGGAATCCTGTAGTGAGTTGGAAATGGAAACACACTTTCACAACTCCTATGAAATAATCTATGTGGTTGAAGGAAAGGCACAATTCCATATAAATAATAAAGCATACAATATTACGCCGGGCAATATAATATTTATCAATAATCTTGAAAGTCATCATTTGAAAGTAATATCTTATCCCTATAAAAGATATTTTATTTTAATTGACCCGCTTTGGTTTCAATCTGTGATTAACGACCCTATATTGCTTTCCCTTTTTAAAAACCGTCCCTGGCATTTCCGGCATACAATATGCCTGGACACAGCCATAAGAGATGTTATTACCGAACTATTTACGAAGATGTTTGCAGAATTTAAAGATAAAAAAGATTACTGGATACTTGCAATAGAATCATATCTACAAAAACTTCTTGTTTTATTGTACAGGAATTACCGGGGTATATTTCCCCTTGTATCGTATACCAAGCCAATGGAAACGATCTTTCAAGTTCAAAAACATATTGAAGAAAATTGTACTGGCGAAATAAGCCTTGAAACAGTTTCCAAACTTTTTTATATAGATAAATATTATTTATCCCGTTTATTCAGAGAAACTACAGGATTTACATTTAAAGAATACTTGATTTTACAGAGAATCTCCAGGGCCAAGGAACGCCTTTTTTACACAAATAATAGTATAACCAAAGTAGGAATAGATTCAGGTTTTAACAATGTAAATCATTTTATCAGGATTTTCAAAAAATATACCGGTACTACACCATTAAAGTATCGGCTAACATATAGGAATAATAAATTTTACTAA
- a CDS encoding flavin oxidoreductase/NADH oxidase: MNFKEFKYNSLEEVMADAESMNLDLHFSNNMELFHKKVNVNSIVIPNSIAFHPMEGTDGKKDGSPDELTIRRYERFSRGGAGLIWFEAVAVVPEGRVCPRQLWITKDNLGEFQRLHERIITNAHEEFGKNFTPVCIMQLTHSGRFSKPKGLPAPMIAYHNPYLDKVRKIDENMRPVEDDYIESLEEKFEEAAVLAYKAGFDGVDIKSCHRYLNSELLAGYTRKGKYGETFEGRTRFLLNTVDRIKCRMGGKFIVTARLNIYDGIPYPYGWGVDKENHLEYDLTEPLKLVKILYEKGVRLLNLTMGTPYYNPHVNRPFDKGEYIPQEHPLQGVARLVNGVRKIQQAFPQIAIVGTGYSWLRQFSPYLGAGTLEKKYATLIGYGRETFAYPDFPKDLLNYGFVKKEKCCIACGKCTEIMRAGGTAGCVVRDFEVYGKIYKEYCRKNT, translated from the coding sequence ATGAATTTTAAAGAATTCAAGTATAATAGCCTTGAAGAAGTTATGGCAGACGCTGAATCAATGAACCTGGATTTGCATTTTTCAAATAATATGGAGTTATTTCACAAAAAAGTCAATGTTAATAGTATAGTAATTCCAAATTCTATTGCTTTCCACCCAATGGAGGGAACGGATGGGAAGAAAGACGGAAGCCCGGATGAACTCACAATAAGGAGATATGAACGTTTTTCGAGGGGCGGAGCAGGGCTTATATGGTTTGAGGCGGTTGCCGTAGTACCTGAAGGGAGGGTTTGCCCCAGGCAGTTATGGATAACCAAGGATAACCTTGGTGAGTTTCAAAGACTTCATGAAAGGATTATAACAAATGCCCATGAAGAATTCGGGAAGAACTTTACTCCCGTATGCATAATGCAGCTTACCCATTCAGGCCGGTTCAGTAAACCGAAAGGGCTGCCTGCCCCAATGATTGCTTATCATAATCCATATCTGGATAAAGTTAGAAAGATTGATGAGAACATGAGGCCTGTAGAAGACGATTATATTGAAAGCCTTGAAGAAAAATTTGAAGAAGCTGCTGTGTTAGCATATAAGGCAGGGTTTGACGGTGTGGATATAAAAAGCTGCCATAGATACTTGAATTCTGAATTGTTGGCGGGATACACAAGGAAAGGTAAATACGGTGAAACATTTGAAGGCAGGACCAGGTTCCTTTTAAATACGGTTGATCGTATAAAATGCCGGATGGGTGGAAAATTCATTGTCACTGCACGCTTGAATATTTATGATGGAATACCTTATCCTTACGGTTGGGGTGTTGATAAGGAAAACCACTTAGAATATGACCTTACTGAGCCTTTAAAGCTGGTTAAAATTCTTTATGAAAAAGGAGTAAGGCTTCTTAATCTTACCATGGGCACTCCTTATTATAATCCACATGTCAACAGGCCTTTTGATAAAGGGGAATACATTCCTCAAGAACATCCCCTCCAGGGAGTGGCCAGGTTAGTTAATGGTGTTCGGAAAATTCAGCAGGCCTTCCCCCAAATTGCTATTGTGGGAACAGGATATAGCTGGCTCAGGCAGTTTTCACCATACCTGGGGGCGGGTACCCTTGAAAAGAAATATGCTACTCTTATAGGCTATGGGAGGGAAACCTTTGCTTACCCTGATTTCCCTAAAGATTTACTTAACTACGGCTTTGTGAAAAAAGAAAAATGCTGTATTGCTTGCGGCAAATGTACGGAAATAATGAGGGCAGGCGGAACTGCAGGATGTGTTGTAAGGGATTTTGAAGTATATGGTAAAATATATAAGGAATATTGCAGAAAGAATACTTAG
- a CDS encoding 3-ketoacyl-ACP reductase: MFDKKFDKKTAIVTGASRGIGNAVAVQLAEDGYAICIVDIIEEDKVVDKINIVREKGQPVLYIKGDISSEKSRKETVERVMNEFGRIDVLVNNAGVAPKVRLDILKTTEESMDYVLNINLKGTFFLTQLVANTMIDIVNSNEINNYRPKIINISSISAYTSSTNRGEYCISKAGISMITKLFADRLAEFGINVYEIRPGIIKTDMTAVVKEKYDNLIANGLTPIKRWGFPEDVANAISVLCSGKLDFCTGEVINVDGGFHIRRL; the protein is encoded by the coding sequence ATGTTTGATAAGAAATTTGATAAAAAAACAGCTATTGTTACAGGTGCTTCCAGGGGTATCGGAAATGCCGTTGCCGTACAGTTAGCTGAAGACGGCTATGCAATTTGTATAGTAGACATAATAGAGGAAGATAAGGTGGTAGATAAAATAAACATCGTAAGGGAAAAAGGACAGCCGGTACTGTATATAAAAGGAGATATATCATCTGAAAAAAGCAGAAAAGAAACTGTTGAAAGAGTCATGAATGAGTTTGGCAGAATAGATGTATTAGTTAACAATGCTGGAGTTGCACCAAAAGTAAGGCTGGATATACTTAAAACAACAGAAGAGAGTATGGATTATGTATTGAATATTAATCTCAAAGGAACTTTTTTCCTAACTCAGCTGGTGGCAAACACTATGATTGATATTGTTAACAGCAATGAAATTAATAATTATCGGCCCAAAATAATAAACATATCATCCATATCTGCTTATACATCTTCCACCAATAGAGGAGAATACTGTATATCCAAGGCCGGTATAAGTATGATAACCAAGCTATTTGCCGATAGGTTGGCTGAATTTGGTATTAATGTTTACGAAATAAGGCCTGGTATTATTAAAACAGATATGACAGCTGTTGTGAAAGAGAAATATGATAATCTTATAGCAAATGGGTTGACGCCAATAAAACGGTGGGGATTTCCCGAGGATGTAGCTAATGCAATTTCGGTACTTTGCTCAGGGAAACTTGATTTTTGTACCGGCGAGGTTATTAATGTGGATGGAGGATTCCATATAAGAAGGCTATAG
- a CDS encoding FAD-binding protein: protein MDKKKVNISGLDIDVYSLNTIIVGSGCAGFNAADSLYSLGQKDIAIVTEGINMGTSRNTGSDKQTYYKLTMAGDTPDSVMDMARTLFNGGCMHGDIALIEAALSSRCFYKLVELGVPFPHNRYGEFVGYKTDHDPRQRATSAGPLTSKFMTEGLEKRVREKGISIFDGYLVIGILTHSEEANREEGRSKDIWVEKKDGDICAEKKAVGLVTLNLNDIDSPNMGFTLFNCRNIIYATGGPAGMYLTSVYPESQTGASGIAFEAGVKGVNLTESQYGLASVKFRWNLSGTYQQVLPRYVSTKPDGSDEKEFLEEYFPNPGAMLDAIFLKGYQWPFDPRKIENFGSSLIDILVYNETQIKGRKVFLDYTKNPAWGSRNGELDFSLLGEEAYKYLENSHALFGTPIQRLKKMNQPAIELYKNNGIDLENEYLEIDVCAQHNNGGLAGNIWWESNVKHFFPVGEVNGTFGVYRPGGSALNSTQVGSLRAAQYIAANYGDRPMPVEDFVNIVKGQVVERIELAHKFISNGRSGSNPNPDTNPNSDSGLDSNFGLGSNSNVMEIRKRMQERMTRYGAHIRSYKEVLKAIDESRKELDELAGNTRISSLRELAEAFKNRDIAITQYVYLNAIKEYMDKGGKSRGSYLVQDNNGKLPVETLPEIFRFLLDDGQLSGVVNEIELKMEEGCLNVISEWKPVRPIPYTDNWFENVWRDYRSKKVFERQ from the coding sequence ATGGATAAAAAGAAAGTAAACATAAGCGGCCTGGATATTGATGTATACAGCTTGAATACTATAATAGTGGGATCCGGTTGTGCCGGTTTTAATGCAGCAGATAGTTTATATTCCTTGGGGCAGAAGGATATTGCGATTGTGACAGAAGGGATAAATATGGGCACTTCCCGAAATACCGGTTCGGATAAGCAAACATACTATAAATTAACTATGGCCGGCGATACACCCGATTCAGTTATGGATATGGCAAGAACACTGTTTAACGGCGGGTGCATGCATGGCGATATAGCTTTAATAGAAGCTGCACTTTCCTCACGATGTTTTTACAAATTGGTGGAACTAGGCGTTCCTTTTCCTCATAATAGATATGGAGAATTTGTTGGTTATAAGACCGACCATGACCCCAGGCAACGTGCCACTTCAGCAGGGCCGTTAACATCAAAATTTATGACTGAGGGGTTGGAGAAGAGGGTTAGGGAGAAGGGTATTAGTATTTTTGACGGGTATCTTGTAATAGGAATTTTAACGCATAGTGAAGAAGCAAACAGGGAGGAAGGAAGGAGCAAGGATATTTGGGTTGAAAAGAAGGATGGAGATATTTGTGCTGAAAAAAAAGCTGTAGGACTTGTAACCCTTAACCTGAATGATATAGACAGTCCCAATATGGGATTTACACTGTTCAACTGTAGAAATATTATTTATGCTACAGGAGGGCCGGCAGGAATGTACCTGACTTCGGTTTATCCTGAAAGCCAGACAGGTGCTTCAGGGATTGCTTTTGAAGCAGGAGTAAAAGGAGTTAATTTAACTGAATCCCAATATGGCCTGGCTTCCGTTAAATTCCGGTGGAACCTATCCGGTACATATCAGCAGGTTTTACCAAGATATGTTTCAACTAAACCCGATGGCAGTGATGAAAAGGAGTTTCTTGAGGAGTATTTCCCAAACCCGGGTGCCATGCTTGATGCAATATTTCTAAAAGGTTACCAGTGGCCATTTGACCCAAGAAAAATTGAAAACTTTGGCTCATCGTTAATAGATATACTAGTGTATAATGAAACGCAAATCAAAGGCAGAAAGGTATTCCTGGACTATACTAAAAATCCTGCATGGGGAAGCAGGAATGGGGAATTGGATTTCTCTCTGCTTGGAGAAGAAGCATATAAATACCTGGAAAATTCCCATGCCCTGTTTGGTACTCCGATACAACGATTAAAAAAAATGAACCAGCCTGCTATTGAATTGTATAAAAACAACGGAATAGATTTAGAAAATGAATATTTGGAAATAGATGTATGCGCCCAGCATAACAACGGTGGCCTTGCAGGAAATATATGGTGGGAGAGCAATGTAAAACACTTTTTCCCTGTAGGTGAAGTGAATGGTACATTTGGAGTTTACAGGCCAGGAGGTAGTGCCCTTAATTCAACCCAGGTAGGCAGTTTAAGAGCTGCACAGTATATAGCGGCTAATTATGGCGATAGACCTATGCCGGTAGAGGATTTTGTAAATATTGTGAAAGGACAGGTTGTTGAAAGGATAGAATTGGCCCATAAGTTTATATCAAATGGGCGTTCAGGTTCAAACCCCAACCCAGACACTAATCCGAATTCAGATTCCGGCTTGGATTCAAATTTCGGCTTGGGATCAAATTCTAATGTAATGGAAATCAGAAAAAGAATGCAGGAAAGAATGACAAGATATGGTGCTCATATAAGGTCATACAAAGAAGTGTTAAAAGCTATTGATGAAAGCAGAAAAGAACTGGATGAGCTTGCCGGTAATACAAGAATCTCTTCTTTAAGGGAGCTGGCTGAAGCTTTTAAAAACAGGGATATAGCCATAACCCAATATGTGTACTTGAATGCCATAAAAGAGTACATGGACAAGGGAGGCAAAAGCAGAGGTTCCTACTTAGTGCAGGATAATAATGGCAAACTCCCTGTAGAAACCCTTCCTGAAATATTCCGCTTTTTGTTGGATGATGGACAATTATCCGGAGTAGTCAATGAAATAGAGTTAAAAATGGAAGAAGGCTGTTTAAATGTGATTTCTGAATGGAAACCTGTTCGGCCAATTCCATACACTGATAATTGGTTTGAAAACGTTTGGAGAGATTATAGAAGTAAAAAGGTGTTTGAGCGACAATAA